In the Gossypium raimondii isolate GPD5lz chromosome 9, ASM2569854v1, whole genome shotgun sequence genome, one interval contains:
- the LOC105800067 gene encoding uncharacterized protein LOC105800067 isoform X3, translated as MGMTDEVDTKSQPVQAEPKVKDKEVADMDCAEVPDEMESQKKRHLNVVFIGHVDAGKSTTGGQILFLSGQVDDRTIQKYEKEAKDKSRESWYMAYIMDTNEEERVKGKTVEVGRAQFETETTRFTILDAPGHKSYVPNMISGASQADIGVLVISARKGEFETGYERGGQTREHVQLAKTLGVSKLLVVVNKMDDHTVNWSKERYDEIESKMVPFLRSSGYNVKKDVQFLPISGLVGTNMKTRVDKNICPWWNGPCLFEALDSVEVPVRDPKGPYRMPIIDKFKDMGTVVMGKVESGSICEGDSLLVMPNKAPVKVLAVYCDEDKVRRAGPGENLRVRLSGIEEEDISSGFVLSSVVKPIPTVTEFTAQLQILELLENAIFTAGYKAVLHIHSVVEECEIVELLQQIDPKTKKPMKKKVLFVKNGAVVVCRIQVNSLICVEKFSDFPQLGRFTLRTEGKTIAVGKVTDLPSRSSA; from the exons ATGG GTATGACGGATGAGGTTGATACTAAATCTCAGCCAGTCCAGGCTGAGCCAAAAG TGAAAGACAAGGAAGTAGCTGATATGGATTGTGCAGAAGTACCAGATGAAATGGAATCACAAAAGAAGCGCCACTTGAATGTGGTCTTTATTGGTCATGTTG ATGCTGGCAAGTCAACAACTGGAGGCCAGATACTCTTCCTCAGTGGTCAGGTTGATGACCGTACGATCCAGAAGTATGAGAAAGAAGCTAAGGATAAAAGTAGAGAAAGCTG GTATATGGCATATATTATGGACACTAATGAAGAGGAGAGGGTTAAG GGTAAAACTGTTGAAGTTGGAAGAGCACAGTTTGAGACTGAGACAACTAGATTTACCATTTTGGATGCACCA GGTCACAAGAGTTATGTCCCAAATATGATCAGTGGGGCATCTCAAGCTGATATTGGTGTGCTT GTGATTTCTGCTCGTAAAGGGGAATTTGAAACTGGATATGAGAGGGGTGGGCAGACCCGTGAACATGTGCAGCTCGCAAAGACTTTGGGTGTGTCAAAGCTACTTGTAGTAGTTAATAAGATGGATGATCACACTGTCAACTGGTCTAAAGAAAG GtatgatgaaattgaatcaaaGATGGTACCTTTTCTCAGGTCATCTGGCTACAATGTGAAGAAAG ATGTCCAGTTCTTACCAATATCTGGTCTTGTTGGTACTAACATGAAAACTAGAGTAGATAAGAATATATGTCCTTGGTGGAATGGTCCCTGCCTATTTGAGGCCCTCGATTCTGTTGAAGTTCCTGTCAGAGATCCAAAAGGTCCATATAG GATGCCTATAATTGACAAATTTAAAGACATGGGAACTGTTGTTATGGGAAAGGTAGAATCTGGAAGCATATGTGAGGGTGATTCCTTATTAGTTATGCCAAACAAG GCTCCAGTGAAAGTTTTAGCTGTATACTGTGATGAAGATAAGGTTAGGCGTGCTGGACCTGGTGAAAATCTACGGGTTAGGTTATCTGGGATTGAAGAGGAGGACATATCGTCAGGTTTTGTCTTGTCAAGTGTTG TAAAACCGATACCTACGGTCACTGAATTTACAGCGCAGCTGCAGATCCTTGAATTACTTGAGAAT GCTATTTTTACAGCTGGCTATAAGGCTGTCTTGCACATTCATTCTGTTGTTGAGGAATGCGAGATAGTTGAGCTACTACAGCAAATTGATCCAAAGACAAAGAAACCCATGAAAAAGAAAGTTCTTTTTGTGAAGAATGGTGCTGTTGTGGTTTGTCGTATTCAG GTCAATAGCCTGATTTGCGTTGAGAAGTTCTCAGATTTTCCTCAACTTGGGAGGTTCACTCTTCGCACTGAAG GGAAAACCATTGCAGTGGGAAAAGTCACTGATCTTCCTTCACGCAGTAGTGCttaa
- the LOC105800067 gene encoding uncharacterized protein LOC105800067 isoform X2 — protein sequence MDIEAEIRALQLDSADNNATLIPEDAKPEEVEMTDKVEEEGMTDEVDTKSQPVQAEPKVKDKEVADMDCAEVPDEMESQKKRHLNVVFIGHVDAGKSTTGGQILFLSGQVDDRTIQKYEKEAKDKSRESWYMAYIMDTNEEERVKGKTVEVGRAQFETETTRFTILDAPGHKSYVPNMISGASQADIGVLVISARKGEFETGYERGGQTREHVQLAKTLGVSKLLVVVNKMDDHTVNWSKERYDEIESKMVPFLRSSGYNVKKDVQFLPISGLVGTNMKTRVDKNICPWWNGPCLFEALDSVEVPVRDPKGPYRMPIIDKFKDMGTVVMGKVESGSICEGDSLLVMPNKAPVKVLAVYCDEDKVRRAGPGENLRVRLSGIEEEDISSGFVLSSVVKPIPTVTEFTAQLQILELLENAIFTAGYKAVLHIHSVVEECEIVELLQQIDPKTKKPMKKKVLFVKNGAVVVCRIQVNSLICVEKFSDFPQLGRFTLRTEGKTIAVGKVTDLPSRSSA from the exons ATGG ATATTGAGGCTGAGATCCGTGCACTGCAGCTTGACTCTGCTG ATAATAATGCCACGCTCATTCCTGAAGATGCAAAACCAGAAGAAGTTGAAATGACAGATAAGGTGGAGGAGGAAG GTATGACGGATGAGGTTGATACTAAATCTCAGCCAGTCCAGGCTGAGCCAAAAG TGAAAGACAAGGAAGTAGCTGATATGGATTGTGCAGAAGTACCAGATGAAATGGAATCACAAAAGAAGCGCCACTTGAATGTGGTCTTTATTGGTCATGTTG ATGCTGGCAAGTCAACAACTGGAGGCCAGATACTCTTCCTCAGTGGTCAGGTTGATGACCGTACGATCCAGAAGTATGAGAAAGAAGCTAAGGATAAAAGTAGAGAAAGCTG GTATATGGCATATATTATGGACACTAATGAAGAGGAGAGGGTTAAG GGTAAAACTGTTGAAGTTGGAAGAGCACAGTTTGAGACTGAGACAACTAGATTTACCATTTTGGATGCACCA GGTCACAAGAGTTATGTCCCAAATATGATCAGTGGGGCATCTCAAGCTGATATTGGTGTGCTT GTGATTTCTGCTCGTAAAGGGGAATTTGAAACTGGATATGAGAGGGGTGGGCAGACCCGTGAACATGTGCAGCTCGCAAAGACTTTGGGTGTGTCAAAGCTACTTGTAGTAGTTAATAAGATGGATGATCACACTGTCAACTGGTCTAAAGAAAG GtatgatgaaattgaatcaaaGATGGTACCTTTTCTCAGGTCATCTGGCTACAATGTGAAGAAAG ATGTCCAGTTCTTACCAATATCTGGTCTTGTTGGTACTAACATGAAAACTAGAGTAGATAAGAATATATGTCCTTGGTGGAATGGTCCCTGCCTATTTGAGGCCCTCGATTCTGTTGAAGTTCCTGTCAGAGATCCAAAAGGTCCATATAG GATGCCTATAATTGACAAATTTAAAGACATGGGAACTGTTGTTATGGGAAAGGTAGAATCTGGAAGCATATGTGAGGGTGATTCCTTATTAGTTATGCCAAACAAG GCTCCAGTGAAAGTTTTAGCTGTATACTGTGATGAAGATAAGGTTAGGCGTGCTGGACCTGGTGAAAATCTACGGGTTAGGTTATCTGGGATTGAAGAGGAGGACATATCGTCAGGTTTTGTCTTGTCAAGTGTTG TAAAACCGATACCTACGGTCACTGAATTTACAGCGCAGCTGCAGATCCTTGAATTACTTGAGAAT GCTATTTTTACAGCTGGCTATAAGGCTGTCTTGCACATTCATTCTGTTGTTGAGGAATGCGAGATAGTTGAGCTACTACAGCAAATTGATCCAAAGACAAAGAAACCCATGAAAAAGAAAGTTCTTTTTGTGAAGAATGGTGCTGTTGTGGTTTGTCGTATTCAG GTCAATAGCCTGATTTGCGTTGAGAAGTTCTCAGATTTTCCTCAACTTGGGAGGTTCACTCTTCGCACTGAAG GGAAAACCATTGCAGTGGGAAAAGTCACTGATCTTCCTTCACGCAGTAGTGCttaa
- the LOC105800067 gene encoding uncharacterized protein LOC105800067 isoform X1, producing MDIEAEIRALQLDSAEDNNATLIPEDAKPEEVEMTDKVEEEGMTDEVDTKSQPVQAEPKVKDKEVADMDCAEVPDEMESQKKRHLNVVFIGHVDAGKSTTGGQILFLSGQVDDRTIQKYEKEAKDKSRESWYMAYIMDTNEEERVKGKTVEVGRAQFETETTRFTILDAPGHKSYVPNMISGASQADIGVLVISARKGEFETGYERGGQTREHVQLAKTLGVSKLLVVVNKMDDHTVNWSKERYDEIESKMVPFLRSSGYNVKKDVQFLPISGLVGTNMKTRVDKNICPWWNGPCLFEALDSVEVPVRDPKGPYRMPIIDKFKDMGTVVMGKVESGSICEGDSLLVMPNKAPVKVLAVYCDEDKVRRAGPGENLRVRLSGIEEEDISSGFVLSSVVKPIPTVTEFTAQLQILELLENAIFTAGYKAVLHIHSVVEECEIVELLQQIDPKTKKPMKKKVLFVKNGAVVVCRIQVNSLICVEKFSDFPQLGRFTLRTEGKTIAVGKVTDLPSRSSA from the exons ATGG ATATTGAGGCTGAGATCCGTGCACTGCAGCTTGACTCTGCTG AAGATAATAATGCCACGCTCATTCCTGAAGATGCAAAACCAGAAGAAGTTGAAATGACAGATAAGGTGGAGGAGGAAG GTATGACGGATGAGGTTGATACTAAATCTCAGCCAGTCCAGGCTGAGCCAAAAG TGAAAGACAAGGAAGTAGCTGATATGGATTGTGCAGAAGTACCAGATGAAATGGAATCACAAAAGAAGCGCCACTTGAATGTGGTCTTTATTGGTCATGTTG ATGCTGGCAAGTCAACAACTGGAGGCCAGATACTCTTCCTCAGTGGTCAGGTTGATGACCGTACGATCCAGAAGTATGAGAAAGAAGCTAAGGATAAAAGTAGAGAAAGCTG GTATATGGCATATATTATGGACACTAATGAAGAGGAGAGGGTTAAG GGTAAAACTGTTGAAGTTGGAAGAGCACAGTTTGAGACTGAGACAACTAGATTTACCATTTTGGATGCACCA GGTCACAAGAGTTATGTCCCAAATATGATCAGTGGGGCATCTCAAGCTGATATTGGTGTGCTT GTGATTTCTGCTCGTAAAGGGGAATTTGAAACTGGATATGAGAGGGGTGGGCAGACCCGTGAACATGTGCAGCTCGCAAAGACTTTGGGTGTGTCAAAGCTACTTGTAGTAGTTAATAAGATGGATGATCACACTGTCAACTGGTCTAAAGAAAG GtatgatgaaattgaatcaaaGATGGTACCTTTTCTCAGGTCATCTGGCTACAATGTGAAGAAAG ATGTCCAGTTCTTACCAATATCTGGTCTTGTTGGTACTAACATGAAAACTAGAGTAGATAAGAATATATGTCCTTGGTGGAATGGTCCCTGCCTATTTGAGGCCCTCGATTCTGTTGAAGTTCCTGTCAGAGATCCAAAAGGTCCATATAG GATGCCTATAATTGACAAATTTAAAGACATGGGAACTGTTGTTATGGGAAAGGTAGAATCTGGAAGCATATGTGAGGGTGATTCCTTATTAGTTATGCCAAACAAG GCTCCAGTGAAAGTTTTAGCTGTATACTGTGATGAAGATAAGGTTAGGCGTGCTGGACCTGGTGAAAATCTACGGGTTAGGTTATCTGGGATTGAAGAGGAGGACATATCGTCAGGTTTTGTCTTGTCAAGTGTTG TAAAACCGATACCTACGGTCACTGAATTTACAGCGCAGCTGCAGATCCTTGAATTACTTGAGAAT GCTATTTTTACAGCTGGCTATAAGGCTGTCTTGCACATTCATTCTGTTGTTGAGGAATGCGAGATAGTTGAGCTACTACAGCAAATTGATCCAAAGACAAAGAAACCCATGAAAAAGAAAGTTCTTTTTGTGAAGAATGGTGCTGTTGTGGTTTGTCGTATTCAG GTCAATAGCCTGATTTGCGTTGAGAAGTTCTCAGATTTTCCTCAACTTGGGAGGTTCACTCTTCGCACTGAAG GGAAAACCATTGCAGTGGGAAAAGTCACTGATCTTCCTTCACGCAGTAGTGCttaa
- the LOC105800070 gene encoding cyclin-dependent kinase D-3, with protein sequence MDPSKKVADRYLKREILGEGTYGVVYKAIDTKTGQTVAIKKIRLGKQKEGVNFTALREIKLLKELKDPNIIALIDAFPHKGNLHLVFEFMETDLEAVIRDRNIFLSPADIKSYTQMTLKGLAFCHKKWVLHRDMKPNNLLIGSNGQLKLADFGLARIFGSPDRKFTHQVFARWYRAPELLFGTKQYGAGVDVWAAACIFAELLLRRPFLQGTSDIDQLGKIFAAFGTPTPSQWPDMVYLPDYVEYQYVPAPPLRSLFPMASDDALDLLSKMFTYDPKARITVQQALEHRYFSSAPLPTDPAKLPRPTPKSRPSDFNPQEGPTVLSPPRKSRRVMPDRDRFEGNSNLLEKIDDHVGEARLAVGDHAGKSDQVPMSVDFSIFGSKPLSRPTINSADRSHLKRKLDLEFQHND encoded by the exons atggaTCCGTCGAAGAAAGTGGCGGATAGGTATTTGAAGCGCGAGATTCTTGGTGAAGGTACTTACGGTGTTGTCTACAAAGCCATTGATACTAag ACGGGACAGACTGTTGCAATTAAGAAAATTCGGCTGGGGAAGCAAAAGGAAGGGGTGAATTTTACTGCACTCAGAGAAATTAAACTTCTTAAGGAGCTTAAAGATCCAAATATAATTGCTTTAATAGATGCATTCCCACACAAGGGTAATTTGCATCTTGTGTTCGAGTTCATGGAGACTGACCTTGAAGCTGTTATTCGAGATCGTAATATATTCCTCTCACCAGCTGATATCAAATCCTACACTCAGATGACTTTGAAAGGGCTTGCTTTTTGCCACAAGAAATGGGTTTTACACAG GGATATGAAGCCGAATAATTTGCTAATAGGATCCAATGGACAACTTAAACTTGCAGATTTTGGTTTAGCACGCATATTTGGCAGCCCGGATCGTAAGTTTACTCACCAG GTCTTTGCTCGATGGTACAGAGCTCCTGAGTTACTTTTCGGTACCAAGCAATATGGTGCTGGTGTGGATGTTTGGGCAGCTGCCTGTATATTTGCTGAACTTCTCCTCCGTCGACCATTTCTGCAG GGTACAAGTGACATCGATCAGTTAGGAAAGATCTTTGCAGCTTTTGGGACACCAACGCCCTCTCAGTGGCCAGATATGGTATACCTGCCTGATTATGTAGAATACCAATATGTTCCTGCACCACCTTTGCGTTCATTGTTTCCAATGGCCAGTGATGATGCTTTAGATCTTTTATCAAAGATGTTTACTTATGACCCAAAAGCTAGGATTACGGTGCAGCAAGCATTAGAGCACAG GTATTTTTCATCTGCTCCTCTACCTACAGATCCAGCTAAGCTCCCTAGGCCTACCCCTAAATCTCGTCCGTCAGATTTTAATCCCCAGGAAGGTCCCACTGTGCTTTCTCCCCCACGAAAATCTAGGAGAGTAATGCCAGATCGTGACAGATTTGAAGGTAATTCCAACCTATTGGAGAAGATTGATGACCATGTTGGTGAAGCAAGACTGGCAGTTGGTGACCATGCAGGAAAGAGTGACCAGGTGCCAATGTCAGTAGATTTTTCAATCTTTGGGTCGAAACCTCTCAGTAGACCGACAATTAACAG TGCTGACAGATCTCATCTGAAGAGGAAACTTGATCTTGAATTCCAACACAATGATTAA